GCTCGCACAGCCACGCTCACGGCAGCGCCTCCAGGAACCGGCGCGCCACCGGCACCAGATCGAACGCTTCCACGCGGCGCGCGCCGGCGGCACCGAAGTCCTGCGCGAGTCCCCTGTTCGTGAGCAATGTCTCCATCGCCATCGCGAGCTCGCCCGGGCTCCCCGGGTTCACCAGAAAGCCGGTCCGCCGGTCCTCGACGATCTCGGGCACGGCCGCCGCGCGGCACGACACCACGGGCAGCCCCACCGCCATCGCCTCCGCGAACACCAGCCCGAACCCTTCCTGGACCGTCGGGAGGCAGAAACACCAGGCACCGACATATTCTACGGCGAGTTGTGCCCGTGAGACCTCGCCAAGCAGCACCGCCGCGTCCCCCAGGCCGAGCCCGGCGTGAAGCGCCCCGAGGCGGGCGGACTCCGGACCTCCCCCTACGATGCGGACCTGGACCCCGGGGATTCGCTCCCGGAGGATCACGGCGGCCTGCAGGAGATCGCCGAGGCGCTTCCGGGGGTACATGCGCGCAACGGAAAGAACGGTCGGCCGGGCGCTCCGCGATCCCCCGGCGGCGGCGAACCGCCGGCGCCACTCCGCGAGATCGATCGGCTCGGGCACGACGGCCACCTTGTCGCGCGGAATCGCGTACGCCTGCGCCGCGACGGACGCCGAGTAGCGGCTCGGCACGATCACGCGGTCGGCGCGCGCGGTGTTGAGCCGCTCCCAGCGCGCCTGGACGGAGAGGAGCGCCCGCACGAGGCCGCGCTCGTTCCGGAGCTCGTCGACGATGACGCCCTTGAGCATGACGACGAAGCGCTGCCGCGGGCTTCTCCAGGCCCACAGAAACCCGTCCAGATCGACGCCGACGACGACGTCGCCCGCCGGGGGCGCGGCGAGCGCGCCCACGTTGTAGAGCAGGCGGTCGAGCGTGTGGAAGCGAGTGCGGAGCCGGAGGGGCCGCACCGCCATCACGTGGCCGAGCGCCGCGAGCCCGCGCGCCAGGCCGTCGATCGCGACGAAGGTGCCGCTCCCCTCGGTCGGCGAGAGCGGCGTCGAGGTGAGAAGCTCGAAGCGCACCAGCGGCCGCTAGCGGCCCTGGAACCGGGGCGCCCGCTTCTCGAGGAACGCCCGCGTGCCCTCCTTGTAGTCCTCGCTCTCGAACGCCTCGAGCGCCAGCTCCCGGAGCCGCTGGCGGCGCTCGTCCGTCAGGCCCTGGAGGTAGGACTGGATCGTCTGCTTGGAGCCGCGGACGGACAGGGGCGCGTTCTCGGAGACCTCGCGGAGGTAGTCGTAGGTGGTCGGCTCGAGCTCGCCGGGCGGCACGAGGCGCTGGATCAGGCCCATCGCGACCGCCTCGCGGTCGCCCACCGCGCGCGCCGAGAACAGGATGTCCTTCGCGTACGCGGGGCCGACGAGGTCCACGAGCTGGCTGACCGAGTCGGGCGGATAAATGATGTTGAGCTTCGCGGCGGGGATGCCGAACTTCGAGCCCTCGGCGGCGAAGCGCAGGTCGCACGCCATCGCGATCGCCATCGCGCCGCCCATGCAGAAGCCGAAGATCATCGCGACGGTGGGCTTCGGGCAGTCGCGGATCCCCCGGTACGCGGCGGCGGTCTGCTCGTTGTAGCGGAGCGAGGTCGCGGTGTCCTTGCGGTGCTCCTTGAACTCGGAGATGTCGGCGCCGGAGGCGAACGCGTCGCGCCCCGCGCCGCGGTAGACGATCGCGCGGACCGAGTCGTCCTTCCCGAGCCCCTCGGTCACGCGCGCGATCTCGGTCCACATCGCGAGGCTGATCGCGTTGCGGAGCTTCGGCCGGTTGAAGACGACCGTCGCGATCGCGCCCTCGTGCTCCACCAGGATGTCGCTCATTCCCTCACCTTCGCCTCGCGCTGAAGTGGTGGCGGTGGGAGGAATTGAACCTCCGACACGGGGCTTATGAGGACTACCGCCGCCACCACACCTCTCCGTAACGACGCGTAGTTATAGCACAGATTTTCTCGGGCGCCAGCGCTGCCGGCGGCTAGAAACCGTTCAGAACCGATCTCACGGTTACAGAAACGGTGACAGCCAAAGCGCAGGGGGGGGTGAAGTCCTAGCGGCGACGACCGCGTCACGTCGTTGGTTGCGGGGGCCTGCAATCCACGACACTACACACAGCACACGTGGCCTTCCGCTTTGAGGTCTCGTGGTCCACCTCGCGCGAGCGGCGGCCATGACTTGCCCGTGGTTCGCCTGAAAGCCCTTCTGACTGCCCTCCGTCCCACACTGGGAACCACGTCTGTCCGTGCCAAGGCCGATGGCTTGACAGTCCCTGTCTCCTACCAGTCTCCCGCGTCTTGGCCTGTCACAAGAGCACGGACGCTCGCCAAGCGAGTCGGACGCGGTTTTGGCGAAGGACAGGTCGCGAGGGCCGAGTGCGGCGCGCAGGTGTTGAGTCCATCAATCCACTCTCGGAGTTGCGCGAGGACCGTCTCCGCGTCACGGAGCACGTGCCGAACTCGCAGTTGCCGTGCCAGATCGTCCAGCTGTCAGGCGCAAAGAGTCCGATTTTCGAGGGGTTAGCCGTGGCACGTCCTTTGTACAAGCATGGACGCCGGTCTAGGTGGCAGCAGTCCGGGCTCCGCTGCCACGGATCCGAGTATGGGGGTAATTGCGGAAGATTCGTTTGTAGGACAAAGCCGG
This region of Candidatus Methylomirabilota bacterium genomic DNA includes:
- a CDS encoding glycosyltransferase family 4 protein, yielding MRFELLTSTPLSPTEGSGTFVAIDGLARGLAALGHVMAVRPLRLRTRFHTLDRLLYNVGALAAPPAGDVVVGVDLDGFLWAWRSPRQRFVVMLKGVIVDELRNERGLVRALLSVQARWERLNTARADRVIVPSRYSASVAAQAYAIPRDKVAVVPEPIDLAEWRRRFAAAGGSRSARPTVLSVARMYPRKRLGDLLQAAVILRERIPGVQVRIVGGGPESARLGALHAGLGLGDAAVLLGEVSRAQLAVEYVGAWCFCLPTVQEGFGLVFAEAMAVGLPVVSCRAAAVPEIVEDRRTGFLVNPGSPGELAMAMETLLTNRGLAQDFGAAGARRVEAFDLVPVARRFLEALP
- a CDS encoding enoyl-CoA hydratase → MSDILVEHEGAIATVVFNRPKLRNAISLAMWTEIARVTEGLGKDDSVRAIVYRGAGRDAFASGADISEFKEHRKDTATSLRYNEQTAAAYRGIRDCPKPTVAMIFGFCMGGAMAIAMACDLRFAAEGSKFGIPAAKLNIIYPPDSVSQLVDLVGPAYAKDILFSARAVGDREAVAMGLIQRLVPPGELEPTTYDYLREVSENAPLSVRGSKQTIQSYLQGLTDERRQRLRELALEAFESEDYKEGTRAFLEKRAPRFQGR